The proteins below come from a single Drosophila suzukii chromosome X, CBGP_Dsuzu_IsoJpt1.0, whole genome shotgun sequence genomic window:
- the dec gene encoding defective chorion protein, FC106 isoform isoform X3 produces MRLHSLLPLLALLVAQAAGQDPPADAGKTTNSSTDTRPRIPTRDEILGQMPPITPIRTGNPQMDAFYMMFPALGSLLRWGSLFPAYSFLGAIPDDLQPSAAASKVVLVLAEDATAKTRVARQNTAPNPLGQLMNWPQDFQMPAMPDFGPQVGSFFAQLPTLPAMPSLLGAAAPVPAAAPAADPAPPAPAPAADPPASAAADTVAQQPILSQAALQNAFSFLNPANFDASSILGQGIPQGISQLPQLPQLSQSIPQLPPPNMDFVAQMQKQFFPQQAAGTDAQASDISEVRVRPEVSYSPEAQMAQQKINAAMEKEQEKEQDQERVPLLWFRMPSTQGQDASEEKTLDDLRVEAKLRAFEHQVIAELKMLQKIELLAKQMRSNAAAQSGDSPNRVSYPLSRTPVHKITRADIEQALRDDYVRRLVNKEAQRKARNQPGHTNQKANGLKRQAMPQQTLSKEDIVQVMAYAYRMANEQMEAEKGKQDKMYAAYRNSEGQTANQQAQDQRQMDQQRQVGQNSQMQRQWSEDQAKIQQNEQQRQVGQNSQMQRQWSEDQAKIQQNEQQRQVGQNSQMQRHWSEDQAKIQQNEQQRQVGQNSQMQRQWSEDQAKIQLNEQQRQVSQTSQIIQSMQQQRQWAEEQAKLLQNEQQRQVSQDSQMIQTMQQQRQWLEDLAKIQQNEQQRQVSQDSQIIQTMQQQRQMAEDQAKAQGMTQQNPTMMQQRQWVEDPQVVQQMQQRQWAEDEARMQQRQMMEQQRQLSEEQAQQNAMMMQQMQQRQMMQENPAMMKQRQWAQENPQSDQQPSMMMMQQPRMEQTPMMMEQVGRNDDPMDAIVGEAGPQMKENEGTARHKVDFLGIGGNKRKKFKSNSPPPTVINYYYSAPVQRPVAQGYGSSYGTSYGGGGYGSNAYGVPSPSNAYRAAVGNDEVDSMLRQHQTMARATHFRQ; encoded by the exons ATGAGATTGCACAGCCTGCTGCCGCTCCTGGCACTCCTTGTCGCCCAGGCGGCCGGTCAAGATCCCCCGGCGGATGCCGGAAAAACGACCAACTCCTCCACGGACACCAGACCAAGGATTCCCACCAGGGATGAG ATTCTTGGCCAGATGCCGCCCATCACTCCCATTCGCACTGGCAATCCCCAGATGGACGCCTTCTACATGATGTTCCCAGCGTTGGGCAGCCTCCTCCGCTGGGGCAGCCTGTTCCCGGCCTACTCGTTCCTGGGTGCCATTCCTGATGACCTCCAGCCCTCTGCAGCTGCCTCCAAGGTGGTGCTCGTCCTGGCCGAGGATGCCACGGCCAAGACGCGAGTTGCTCGTCAGAATACCGCGCCCAATCCTCTGGGTCAGCTGATGAACTGGCCACAGGACTTCCAAATGCCTGCAATGCCCGACTTTGGCCCGCAGGTTGGATCGTTTTTTGCCCAACTGCCGACTTTGCCGGCCATGCCTAGCCTTTTGGGTGCCGCAGCTCCAGTTCCTGCTGCCGCTCCAGCTGCTGATCCTGCTCCTCCGGCACCGGCTCCAGCTGCCGATCCTCCAGCATCCGCTGCAGCCGACACGGTTGCCCAACAACCTATCCTAAGCCAGGCAGCTCTGCAGAACGCCTTCTCCTTCCTGAATCCGGCGAACTTTGATGCCAGCAGTATACTGGGCCAGGGTATTCCCCAGGGTATTTCCCAGCTTCCTCAGCTTCCCCAGCTGTCCCAGAGTATTCCCCAGCTTCCCCCTCCCAATATGGACTTCGTGGCCCAAATGCAGAAGCAGTTCTTCCCACAACAAGCAGCTGGAACAGATGCCCAGGCCTCCGACATATCCGAGGTGAGGGTGCGTCCCGAGGTTTCCTACTCGCCAGAGGCACAGATGGCCCAGCAGAAGATCAATGCGGCAATGGAGAAGGAGCAGGAGAAGGAACAGGATCAGGAGCGAGTGCCCCTCCTCTGGTTCCGAATGCCCAGCACTCAGGGCCAGGATGCGTCGGAGGAGAAGACCCTGGACGATCTGCGAGTGGAGGCCAAGCTGAGGGCCTTCGAGCATCAGGTGATAGCCGAATTGAAAATGCTGCAGAAGATCGAGCTGCTGGCCAAGCAGATGAGGTCCAATGCGGCCGCACAGTCTGGAGATTCTCCCAACCGGGTTAGCTACCCCCTGAGTCGCACACCCGTCCACAAGATCACACGGGCCGATATCGAGCAGGCTCTGCGGGATGATTATGTCCGGCGATTGGTCAACAAGGAGGCCCAACGCAAGGCCAGGAACCAACCAGGCCATACCAACCAGAAGGCAAACGGCTTGAAGCGTCAGGCTATGCCCCAACAGACTCTGTCCAAGGAGGACATCGTCCAGGTCATGGCCTATGCCTATCGCATGGCCAACGAGCAGATGGAAGCCGAGAAGGGCAAGCAGGACAAGATGTACGCGGCCTACAGAAATTCCGAGGGTCAGACGGCCAACCAACAGGCCCAGGATCAGAGGCAGATGGATCAGCAGAGACAAGTGGGTCAGAATTCTCAGATGCAGCGACAGTGGTCAGAGGATCAGGCCAAGATTCAACAGAATGAACAACAGAGACAAGTGGGTCAGAATTCTCAGATGCAGCGACAGTGGTCAGAGGATCAGGCCAAGATTCAACAGAATGAACAACAGAGACAAGTGGGTCAGAATTCTCAGATGCAGCGACATTGGTCAGAGGATCAGGCCAAGATCCAACAGAATGAACAGCAGAGACAAGTGGGTCAGAATTCTCAGATGCAGCGACAATGGTCAGAGGATCAGGCCAAGATTCAACTGAATGAACAGCAAAGACAAGTGTCGCAGACCTCTCAGATTATTCAATCTATGCAGCAACAGCGACAGTGGGCCGAGGAGCAGGCCAAACTCCTACAGAATGAACAACAGAGACAAGTGTCGCAGGATTCTCAGATGATTCAAACGATGCAGCAGCAGCGACAGTGGTTAGAGGATCTGGCCAAGATTCAACAGAATGAACAGCAGAGACAAGTGTCGCAGGATTCTCAGATAATTCAAACGATGCAGCAGCAGCGACAGATGGCCGAGGATCAGGCCAAGGCTCAAGGAATGACCCAACAGAATCCCACGATGATGCAACAAAGGCAGTGGGTGGAGGATCCTCAAGTGGTTCAACAGATGCAGCAGAGGCAGTGGGCCGAGGATGAGGCCAGAATGCAGCAGAGGCAGATGATGGAACAGCAAAGACAATTGTCCGAGGAGCAGGCTCAGCAGAATGCCATGATGATGCAGCAAATGCAGCAGAGGCAGATGATGCAAGAGAATCCCGCGATGATGAAGCAGCGCCAGTGGGCCCAGGAGAACCCCCAATCGGACCAGCAGCCctcgatgatgatgatgcagCAACCACGAATGGAGCAGACTCCCATGATGATGGAACAGGTCGGCCGAAATGATGATCCTATGGACGCCATAGTTGGTGAGGCGGGTCCCCAGATGAAGGAGAACGAAGGAACCGCCCGGCACAAAG TGGATTTCTTGGGAATTGGCGGCAACAAGCGCAAGAAGTTCAAGTCCAATTCGCCACCGCCCACGGTGATCAACTATTACTACTCGGCACCGGTTCAGCGTCCCGTTGCCCAGGGTTACGGAAGTAGTTATGGAACCAGCTACGGAGGCGGGGGCTACGGATCGAATGCCTATGGTGTGCCCTCCCCATCGAACGCCTACCGGGCAGCCGTGGGCAACGATGAGGTGGACTCAATGCTGCGCCAGCATCAAACGATGGCCAGG GCGACGCATTTCAGACAATAA